In one window of Arachis ipaensis cultivar K30076 chromosome B06, Araip1.1, whole genome shotgun sequence DNA:
- the LOC107645624 gene encoding uncharacterized protein LOC107645624 isoform X1: MVETRRSSSVSSSSSKRSLPSPSSPNAKRSKVTQDAASAVLPSEEILDAANESGDGSGDSDLRSSDLQDTSSLKEVVNVCDADKSPSPPVEEVVMALPESLDAKEADKTEVAGAAAAAAVDELPRSKKRSANSAMAGPKVTWGMLISQCSENPHLTLCEPLFTVGQGRQCHLWLKDPAVSNVLCKLSHIEHGGSSFALLEITGSKGTVQVNGKMYRKNARVVLSGGDEVVFNIYGKHAYVIYICQQLTNINATTGVPSLSILEAQSDLIRGMQIEARSSDPSTVDGASMLASLSNVHKDISLITPSGKTCNNVQQTAGVSSLSPGNEDGIPDNTVKDGTSINEPAGVFSAEKTVPASSTTVEKNSNVDSMASSTLNADVGKTSGGSDQLRPLLRMFAGPCPELDNIYKISEEKSELRELLLKYIDSPTVLASSKQQALKDSLKQGILSHEDIDVSFETFPYYLSDTTKNVLIASTYMHLKSKGFGKYASNLSSVSPRILLSGPAGSEIYQETLSKALAKHFSASILIVDSLLLSSGTSLTEVHNAKESAKPERTPAVAKRSTQVSTSQHKKSVSKLVSSVDGQIIGGSTFCSPGWVKLETNVSSSKATILKNGDRVKFIGHIHSPSSPQTRGPSHGSRGRILLAFEDNGSSKIGVRFDRSIPDGNDLGGLCEGDRGYFCSANQLLRDGSGGDDFDKIAVNDVFEVVSNQSKSAALVVFIKDVEKAIIGNSDILKSKLESLPQNVVVIGSHTQLDSRKDKTTHAGILLTKLGGNPAALLDLSFPDKFTRLLDRSKESPKAVKQLTRLFPNRVPIQLPEDELLLSDWKQQLERDIETMKAQSNTVSIRTVLNRIGLECPELETLCIKDQALTAESVEKIIGWAISHHFMHSAEGSVKDSKLVISAESLKYGLNILQGIEGENKNSKKSLKDVVTENEFEKKLLADVIPPSDIGVTFDDIGALENVKDTLKELVMLPLQRPELFSKGQLAKPCKGILLFGPPGTGKTMLAKAVATEAGANFINISMSSITSKWFGEGEKYVKAVFSLASKIAPSVIFVDEVDSMLGRRETPGEHETMRKMKNEFMMNWDGLRTKDKERVLVLAATNRPFDLDEAVIRRLPRRFMVNLPDAPNREKILRVILAKEDLAPDVHLEEIANMTDGYSGSDLKNLCVTAAYCPIREILEKEKEERSVALAENRPLPGLCSSADVRSLKMDDLRYAQEQVCASFSSDSLNMNELLQWNDLYGEGGSRRTRSLSYFM, translated from the exons ATGGTCGAAACCAGACGCAGCTCTTCCGTCTCGTCTTCTTCCTCCAAGCGCTCTCTTCCTTCGCCTTCTTCTCCCAACGCTAAACGATCAAAG GTGACCCAGGACGCCGCATCAGCTGTTCTTCCCTCTGAGGAGATTCTCGATGCTGCCAACGAATCTGGAGATGGATCTGGTGACTCGGACCTACGTTCCTCTGATCTGCAAGATACGAGTTCGTTGAAGGAGGTTGTGAACGTTTGCGATGCAGACAAGTCTCCTTCTCCGCCCGTTGAAGAGGTGGTCATGGCCTTGCCGGAGTCTTTGGACGCCAAAGAAGCCGACAAGACCGAGGTGGCTggcgccgccgccgccgccgccgtaGATGAGCTTCCTCGTTCAAAGAAACGCTCCGCTAATTCTGCCATGGCAGGACCGAAGGTCACTTGGGGGATGCTTATCTCTCAGTGCTCAGAG AATCCTCATCTCACCTTGTGTGAACCTCTGTTCACTGTGGGTCAAGGCCGTCAGTGCCATTTGTGGCTTAAAGATCCAGCTGTTAGTAATGTTTTGTGCAAGTTGAGCCACATTGAG CATGGAGGTTCATCTTTTGCATTACTAGAAATCACAGGGAGTAAAGGTACTGTTCAAGTTAATGGCAAGATGTATCGAAAGAATGCCCGAGTGGTTTTGAGCGGAGGTGATGAGGTGGTCTTCAACATTTATGGCAAGCATGCTTATGTAATATAT ATATGTCAGCAGCTCACCAATATTAATGCTACTACTGGTGTGCCTTCTCTAAGTATTTTAGAAGCCCAAAGTGATCTAATAAGAGGAATGCAGATTGAAGCTAGATCTAGTGACCCTTCAACTGTTGATGGAGCATCGATGTTGGCCTCTTTGTCTAATGTTCACAAAGATATATCACTCATCACACCTTCTGGTAAAACTTGCAATAATGTCCAACAAACTGCTGGGGTTTCATCACTATCTCCTGGCAATGAGGATGGCATTCCAGATAATACAGTGAAGGATGGTACCAGCATTAATGAACCAGCAGGAGTTTTTTCCGCTGAGAAAACTGTTCCTGCATCCTCTACAACTGTTGAGAAAAATTCTAATGTTGATAGCATGGCAAGTTCTACTCTGAATGCAGATGTTGGGAAGACAAGTGGGGGTAGTGATCAATTACGACCATTGCTGCGGATGTTTGCTGGCCCTTGTCCTGAATTAGATAATATTTACAAGATATCTGAAGAGAAAAGTGAGTTAAGAGAACTACTTCTTAAGTATATTGATTCCCCGACAGTATTGGCATCTTCTAAGCAGCAAGCACTTAAGGACAGTTTGAAACAAGGAATTCTTAGTCATGAAGATATTGATGTGTCTTTTGAAACTTTCCCATATTATCTAAG TGATACGACAAAGAATGTTTTGATTGCTTCTACTTATATGCATCTGAAAAGCAAAGGCTTTGGAAAATATGCTTCAAACCTCTCTTCAGTGTCCCCACGGATATTATTATCTGGTCCAGCAG GCTCTGAAATATACCAGGAAACTTTGTCCAAGGCACTTGCTAAGCATTTTTCTGCCAGCATACTAATTGTGGATTCTCTTTTGCTATCTAGT GGCACATCATTAACAGAAGTGCACAATGCTAAAGAAAGTGCAAAGCCTGAAAGAACACCTGCAGTTGCTAAGAGAAGTACTCAGGTTTCCACATCACAGCACAAGAAATCAGTCTCTAAACTAGTCTCTAGTGTTGATGGTCAAATTATTGGTGGATCCACATTCTGTTCTCCAGGGTGGGTGAAGCTAGAGACTAATGTCAGCTCATCAAAAGCTACTATTCTTAAAAATG GTGATCGAGTAAAATTTATTGGTCACATTCATTCACCCTCATCGCCACAAACTAG AGGGCCAAGCCATGGCTCCCGTGGCAGAATTCTCCTCGCATTTGAAGATAATGGGTCTTCAAAAATTGGGGTTAGGTTCGATAGATCAATTCCAGATGGCAATGATCTTGGAGGCCTTTGTGAAGGCGATCGCGGATACTTTTGTTCCG CTAATCAGTTACTGCGGGATGGTTCTGGAGGAGATGACTTTGACAAGATCGCAGTTAATGATGTTTTTGAG GTTGTCTCCAATCAGAGTAAAAGTGCTGCACTAGTTGTTTTCATTAAAGATGTTGAGAAGGCGATCATTGGTAATTCAGACATTTTGAAGAGTAAACTTGAAAGCTTACCACAAAATGTTGTTGTAATTGGCTCACATACTCAGCTCGATAGTCGAAAGGACAAG ACCACACATGCTGGCATTCTGTTAACAAAGCTTGGGGGCAATCCAGCAGCATTACTTGATCTTTCTTTCCCG GATAAGTTCACTAGATTGCTTGATAGGAGCAAAGAAAGTCCCAAAGCAGTAAAGCAACTTACTCGCCTTTTTCCGAATAGGGTGCCAATACAACTTCCTGAG GATGAGCTTTTGCTTTCTGATTGGAAGCAGCAGTTGGAACGAGATATTGAGACTATGAAGGCTCAATCCAATACTGTCAGCATTCGAACA GTTCTCAACCGAATTGGACTGGAATGTCCTGAACTTGAGACACTCTGCATCAAAGATCAAGCTCTAACAGCAGAAA GTGTGGAAAAAATCATTGGCTGGGCTATAAGTCACCATTTTATGCATTCGGCTGAGGGTTCTGTCAAAGACTCTAAGCTTGTGATATCTGCAGAAAG CCTTAAGTATGGGCTGAACATTCTACAGGGCATTGAAGGCGAAAACAAGAATTCAAAGAAATCGCTGAAG GATGTGGTTACTGAGAATGAATTTGAGAAAAAACTGCTTGCTGATGTGATTCCTCCAAGTGATATTGGGGTCACTTTTGATGATATTGGGGCTTTAGAAAATGTGAAGGACACCTTGAAGGAGTTGGTCATGCTTCCTCTACAGAGACCTGAACTCTTTAGCAAAGGACAGTTGGCTAAG CCCTGCAAGGGAATACTGCTCTTTGGGCCCCCTGGTACTGGAAAGACAATGCTTGCGAAGGCTGTAGCAACCGAGGCTGGAGCCAACTTTATTAACATTTCAATGTCTAGCATTACTTCAAAG TGGTTTGGGGAAGGAGAAAAATATGTCAAAGCTGTCTTTTCTCTAGCCAGCAAGATTGCCCCAAGTGTTATTTTTGTCGATGAG GTCGACAGTATGTTAGGAAGACGTGAAACTCCTGGCGAACATGAGACTATGCGTAAAATGAAGAATGAGTTCATGATGAATTGGGATGGCCTGCGAACAAAAGATAAAGAGCGTGTACTTGTTCTCGCTGCTACAAATAGGCCCTTTGATCTTGATGAGGCTGTTATTAGGAGGCTTCCAAGAAG ATTTATGGTTAATTTGCCAGATGCTCCAAACAGGGAAAAAATTCTGAGAGTCATCTTAGCAAAAGAAGATTTGGCACCGGATGTTCATTTGGAAGAAATAGCAAATATGACTGATGGATATTCGGGGAGTGACCTAAAG AATCTGTGTGTAACAGCAGCTTATTGCCCAATAAGAGAGATCttggaaaaggaaaaagaa GAGAGAAGTGTAGCATTGGCCGAGAACAGACCCTTACCTGGATTATGTAGCAGTGCTGATGTCCGTTCCTTAAAGATGGATGATTTGAGATATGCACAAGAGCAG GTGTGTGCGAGCTTCTCGTCAGATTCGTTGAATATGAACGAGCTACTTCAATGGAACGACCTTTATGGAGAAGGTGGATCAAGGAGAACGAGATCTTTGAGCTATTTCATGTAA
- the LOC107645624 gene encoding uncharacterized protein LOC107645624 isoform X2, translating to MSFLVQRNAPLILPWQDRRSLGGCLSLSAQRFGINLLLLLMVLQNPHLTLCEPLFTVGQGRQCHLWLKDPAVSNVLCKLSHIEHGGSSFALLEITGSKGTVQVNGKMYRKNARVVLSGGDEVVFNIYGKHAYVIYICQQLTNINATTGVPSLSILEAQSDLIRGMQIEARSSDPSTVDGASMLASLSNVHKDISLITPSGKTCNNVQQTAGVSSLSPGNEDGIPDNTVKDGTSINEPAGVFSAEKTVPASSTTVEKNSNVDSMASSTLNADVGKTSGGSDQLRPLLRMFAGPCPELDNIYKISEEKSELRELLLKYIDSPTVLASSKQQALKDSLKQGILSHEDIDVSFETFPYYLSDTTKNVLIASTYMHLKSKGFGKYASNLSSVSPRILLSGPAGSEIYQETLSKALAKHFSASILIVDSLLLSSGTSLTEVHNAKESAKPERTPAVAKRSTQVSTSQHKKSVSKLVSSVDGQIIGGSTFCSPGWVKLETNVSSSKATILKNGDRVKFIGHIHSPSSPQTRGPSHGSRGRILLAFEDNGSSKIGVRFDRSIPDGNDLGGLCEGDRGYFCSANQLLRDGSGGDDFDKIAVNDVFEVVSNQSKSAALVVFIKDVEKAIIGNSDILKSKLESLPQNVVVIGSHTQLDSRKDKTTHAGILLTKLGGNPAALLDLSFPDKFTRLLDRSKESPKAVKQLTRLFPNRVPIQLPEDELLLSDWKQQLERDIETMKAQSNTVSIRTVLNRIGLECPELETLCIKDQALTAESVEKIIGWAISHHFMHSAEGSVKDSKLVISAESLKYGLNILQGIEGENKNSKKSLKDVVTENEFEKKLLADVIPPSDIGVTFDDIGALENVKDTLKELVMLPLQRPELFSKGQLAKPCKGILLFGPPGTGKTMLAKAVATEAGANFINISMSSITSKWFGEGEKYVKAVFSLASKIAPSVIFVDEVDSMLGRRETPGEHETMRKMKNEFMMNWDGLRTKDKERVLVLAATNRPFDLDEAVIRRLPRRFMVNLPDAPNREKILRVILAKEDLAPDVHLEEIANMTDGYSGSDLKNLCVTAAYCPIREILEKEKEERSVALAENRPLPGLCSSADVRSLKMDDLRYAQEQVCASFSSDSLNMNELLQWNDLYGEGGSRRTRSLSYFM from the exons ATGAGCTTCCTCGTTCAAAGAAACGCTCCGCTAATTCTGCCATGGCAGGACCGAAGGTCACTTGGGGGATGCTTATCTCTCAGTGCTCAGAG GTTTGGAATTAATCTTCTTTTGTTACTCATGGTTCTTCAGAATCCTCATCTCACCTTGTGTGAACCTCTGTTCACTGTGGGTCAAGGCCGTCAGTGCCATTTGTGGCTTAAAGATCCAGCTGTTAGTAATGTTTTGTGCAAGTTGAGCCACATTGAG CATGGAGGTTCATCTTTTGCATTACTAGAAATCACAGGGAGTAAAGGTACTGTTCAAGTTAATGGCAAGATGTATCGAAAGAATGCCCGAGTGGTTTTGAGCGGAGGTGATGAGGTGGTCTTCAACATTTATGGCAAGCATGCTTATGTAATATAT ATATGTCAGCAGCTCACCAATATTAATGCTACTACTGGTGTGCCTTCTCTAAGTATTTTAGAAGCCCAAAGTGATCTAATAAGAGGAATGCAGATTGAAGCTAGATCTAGTGACCCTTCAACTGTTGATGGAGCATCGATGTTGGCCTCTTTGTCTAATGTTCACAAAGATATATCACTCATCACACCTTCTGGTAAAACTTGCAATAATGTCCAACAAACTGCTGGGGTTTCATCACTATCTCCTGGCAATGAGGATGGCATTCCAGATAATACAGTGAAGGATGGTACCAGCATTAATGAACCAGCAGGAGTTTTTTCCGCTGAGAAAACTGTTCCTGCATCCTCTACAACTGTTGAGAAAAATTCTAATGTTGATAGCATGGCAAGTTCTACTCTGAATGCAGATGTTGGGAAGACAAGTGGGGGTAGTGATCAATTACGACCATTGCTGCGGATGTTTGCTGGCCCTTGTCCTGAATTAGATAATATTTACAAGATATCTGAAGAGAAAAGTGAGTTAAGAGAACTACTTCTTAAGTATATTGATTCCCCGACAGTATTGGCATCTTCTAAGCAGCAAGCACTTAAGGACAGTTTGAAACAAGGAATTCTTAGTCATGAAGATATTGATGTGTCTTTTGAAACTTTCCCATATTATCTAAG TGATACGACAAAGAATGTTTTGATTGCTTCTACTTATATGCATCTGAAAAGCAAAGGCTTTGGAAAATATGCTTCAAACCTCTCTTCAGTGTCCCCACGGATATTATTATCTGGTCCAGCAG GCTCTGAAATATACCAGGAAACTTTGTCCAAGGCACTTGCTAAGCATTTTTCTGCCAGCATACTAATTGTGGATTCTCTTTTGCTATCTAGT GGCACATCATTAACAGAAGTGCACAATGCTAAAGAAAGTGCAAAGCCTGAAAGAACACCTGCAGTTGCTAAGAGAAGTACTCAGGTTTCCACATCACAGCACAAGAAATCAGTCTCTAAACTAGTCTCTAGTGTTGATGGTCAAATTATTGGTGGATCCACATTCTGTTCTCCAGGGTGGGTGAAGCTAGAGACTAATGTCAGCTCATCAAAAGCTACTATTCTTAAAAATG GTGATCGAGTAAAATTTATTGGTCACATTCATTCACCCTCATCGCCACAAACTAG AGGGCCAAGCCATGGCTCCCGTGGCAGAATTCTCCTCGCATTTGAAGATAATGGGTCTTCAAAAATTGGGGTTAGGTTCGATAGATCAATTCCAGATGGCAATGATCTTGGAGGCCTTTGTGAAGGCGATCGCGGATACTTTTGTTCCG CTAATCAGTTACTGCGGGATGGTTCTGGAGGAGATGACTTTGACAAGATCGCAGTTAATGATGTTTTTGAG GTTGTCTCCAATCAGAGTAAAAGTGCTGCACTAGTTGTTTTCATTAAAGATGTTGAGAAGGCGATCATTGGTAATTCAGACATTTTGAAGAGTAAACTTGAAAGCTTACCACAAAATGTTGTTGTAATTGGCTCACATACTCAGCTCGATAGTCGAAAGGACAAG ACCACACATGCTGGCATTCTGTTAACAAAGCTTGGGGGCAATCCAGCAGCATTACTTGATCTTTCTTTCCCG GATAAGTTCACTAGATTGCTTGATAGGAGCAAAGAAAGTCCCAAAGCAGTAAAGCAACTTACTCGCCTTTTTCCGAATAGGGTGCCAATACAACTTCCTGAG GATGAGCTTTTGCTTTCTGATTGGAAGCAGCAGTTGGAACGAGATATTGAGACTATGAAGGCTCAATCCAATACTGTCAGCATTCGAACA GTTCTCAACCGAATTGGACTGGAATGTCCTGAACTTGAGACACTCTGCATCAAAGATCAAGCTCTAACAGCAGAAA GTGTGGAAAAAATCATTGGCTGGGCTATAAGTCACCATTTTATGCATTCGGCTGAGGGTTCTGTCAAAGACTCTAAGCTTGTGATATCTGCAGAAAG CCTTAAGTATGGGCTGAACATTCTACAGGGCATTGAAGGCGAAAACAAGAATTCAAAGAAATCGCTGAAG GATGTGGTTACTGAGAATGAATTTGAGAAAAAACTGCTTGCTGATGTGATTCCTCCAAGTGATATTGGGGTCACTTTTGATGATATTGGGGCTTTAGAAAATGTGAAGGACACCTTGAAGGAGTTGGTCATGCTTCCTCTACAGAGACCTGAACTCTTTAGCAAAGGACAGTTGGCTAAG CCCTGCAAGGGAATACTGCTCTTTGGGCCCCCTGGTACTGGAAAGACAATGCTTGCGAAGGCTGTAGCAACCGAGGCTGGAGCCAACTTTATTAACATTTCAATGTCTAGCATTACTTCAAAG TGGTTTGGGGAAGGAGAAAAATATGTCAAAGCTGTCTTTTCTCTAGCCAGCAAGATTGCCCCAAGTGTTATTTTTGTCGATGAG GTCGACAGTATGTTAGGAAGACGTGAAACTCCTGGCGAACATGAGACTATGCGTAAAATGAAGAATGAGTTCATGATGAATTGGGATGGCCTGCGAACAAAAGATAAAGAGCGTGTACTTGTTCTCGCTGCTACAAATAGGCCCTTTGATCTTGATGAGGCTGTTATTAGGAGGCTTCCAAGAAG ATTTATGGTTAATTTGCCAGATGCTCCAAACAGGGAAAAAATTCTGAGAGTCATCTTAGCAAAAGAAGATTTGGCACCGGATGTTCATTTGGAAGAAATAGCAAATATGACTGATGGATATTCGGGGAGTGACCTAAAG AATCTGTGTGTAACAGCAGCTTATTGCCCAATAAGAGAGATCttggaaaaggaaaaagaa GAGAGAAGTGTAGCATTGGCCGAGAACAGACCCTTACCTGGATTATGTAGCAGTGCTGATGTCCGTTCCTTAAAGATGGATGATTTGAGATATGCACAAGAGCAG GTGTGTGCGAGCTTCTCGTCAGATTCGTTGAATATGAACGAGCTACTTCAATGGAACGACCTTTATGGAGAAGGTGGATCAAGGAGAACGAGATCTTTGAGCTATTTCATGTAA
- the LOC107645626 gene encoding thiamine pyrophosphokinase 1 isoform X2, with amino-acid sequence MEVMRHCSRFLLPPNSNDTRCMRYALVVLNQRLPRFAALLWDHAQVRVCADGGANRVFDEMPLLFPLQHPSQVRSRYKPDVIKGDMDSIRKDVLHFYTNLGTKILDASHDQDTTDLHKCVAYLRDLTTPNTDESALCILVAGALGGRFDHEMGNINVLCRFSSTRIILLSDDCLIQLLPKNHRHEIVIQSSVEGPHCGLIPIGMPSASSTTTGLQWDLSY; translated from the exons ATGGAGGTGATGCGTCACTGTTCAAGGTTCCTTCTTCCTCCCAACAGCAACGATACTCGTTGTATGAGGTACGCTCTTGTGGTCCTCAATCAACGTCTTCCTAGATTCGCTGCTCTCCTTTGGGACCACG CGCAGGTGCGAGTGTGTGCTGATGGAGGTGCCAACagggtgtttgatgaaatgcctcttCTCTTCCCTCTTCAACATCCTTCCCAAGTTCGCTCCAG GTACAAGCCAGATGTAATCAAAGGCGACATGGATTCTATCAGGAAAGATGTCCTTCATTTCTATACAAACCTT GGGACAAAGATACTTGATGCTTCTCATGATCAGGATACTACCGATTTGCACAAATGTGTAGCATACTTACGTGACCTAACAACACCAAATACTGATGAATCAGCT TTGTGTATTCTTGTTGCTGGAGCTCTTGGTGGGAGATTTGACCATGAGATGGGAAATATCAATGTTCTCTGCCGATTCTCCAGCACACGAATTATCCTTCTATCTGATGATTGCCTTATTCAGCTTCTTCCAAAGAATCACCGCCATGAGATAGTTATTCAATCTTCCGTCGAGGGTCCGCATTGTGGACTTATTCCCATTGGGATGCCATCTGCAAGTTCTACCACCACCGGACTCCAGTGGGACCTCA GTTATTGA
- the LOC107645626 gene encoding thiamine pyrophosphokinase 1 isoform X1, with protein MEVMRHCSRFLLPPNSNDTRCMRYALVVLNQRLPRFAALLWDHAQVRVCADGGANRVFDEMPLLFPLQHPSQVRSRYKPDVIKGDMDSIRKDVLHFYTNLGTKILDASHDQDTTDLHKCVAYLRDLTTPNTDESALCILVAGALGGRFDHEMGNINVLCRFSSTRIILLSDDCLIQLLPKNHRHEIVIQSSVEGPHCGLIPIGMPSASSTTTGLQWDLNDTEMKFGGLISTSNIVKGDIVTVESDSDLLWTISIKKL; from the exons ATGGAGGTGATGCGTCACTGTTCAAGGTTCCTTCTTCCTCCCAACAGCAACGATACTCGTTGTATGAGGTACGCTCTTGTGGTCCTCAATCAACGTCTTCCTAGATTCGCTGCTCTCCTTTGGGACCACG CGCAGGTGCGAGTGTGTGCTGATGGAGGTGCCAACagggtgtttgatgaaatgcctcttCTCTTCCCTCTTCAACATCCTTCCCAAGTTCGCTCCAG GTACAAGCCAGATGTAATCAAAGGCGACATGGATTCTATCAGGAAAGATGTCCTTCATTTCTATACAAACCTT GGGACAAAGATACTTGATGCTTCTCATGATCAGGATACTACCGATTTGCACAAATGTGTAGCATACTTACGTGACCTAACAACACCAAATACTGATGAATCAGCT TTGTGTATTCTTGTTGCTGGAGCTCTTGGTGGGAGATTTGACCATGAGATGGGAAATATCAATGTTCTCTGCCGATTCTCCAGCACACGAATTATCCTTCTATCTGATGATTGCCTTATTCAGCTTCTTCCAAAGAATCACCGCCATGAGATAGTTATTCAATCTTCCGTCGAGGGTCCGCATTGTGGACTTATTCCCATTGGGATGCCATCTGCAAGTTCTACCACCACCGGACTCCAGTGGGACCTCA ATGACACGGAGATGAAATTTGGAGGTTTAATAAGCACCTCAAATATTGTAAAAGGGGATATTGTAACAGTAGAGTCTGATTCAGATCTTCTTTGGACTATTTCTATCAAGAAACTGTAG
- the LOC107645626 gene encoding thiamine pyrophosphokinase 1 isoform X3, with product MPLLFPLQHPSQVRSRYKPDVIKGDMDSIRKDVLHFYTNLGTKILDASHDQDTTDLHKCVAYLRDLTTPNTDESALCILVAGALGGRFDHEMGNINVLCRFSSTRIILLSDDCLIQLLPKNHRHEIVIQSSVEGPHCGLIPIGMPSASSTTTGLQWDLNDTEMKFGGLISTSNIVKGDIVTVESDSDLLWTISIKKL from the exons atgcctcttCTCTTCCCTCTTCAACATCCTTCCCAAGTTCGCTCCAG GTACAAGCCAGATGTAATCAAAGGCGACATGGATTCTATCAGGAAAGATGTCCTTCATTTCTATACAAACCTT GGGACAAAGATACTTGATGCTTCTCATGATCAGGATACTACCGATTTGCACAAATGTGTAGCATACTTACGTGACCTAACAACACCAAATACTGATGAATCAGCT TTGTGTATTCTTGTTGCTGGAGCTCTTGGTGGGAGATTTGACCATGAGATGGGAAATATCAATGTTCTCTGCCGATTCTCCAGCACACGAATTATCCTTCTATCTGATGATTGCCTTATTCAGCTTCTTCCAAAGAATCACCGCCATGAGATAGTTATTCAATCTTCCGTCGAGGGTCCGCATTGTGGACTTATTCCCATTGGGATGCCATCTGCAAGTTCTACCACCACCGGACTCCAGTGGGACCTCA ATGACACGGAGATGAAATTTGGAGGTTTAATAAGCACCTCAAATATTGTAAAAGGGGATATTGTAACAGTAGAGTCTGATTCAGATCTTCTTTGGACTATTTCTATCAAGAAACTGTAG